The DNA region CAACTATCTGGCCGCGGGCGGCAAGCGCTCGCTCGCCGATTACTATCACGCGGCGTATAGCGGCGCGCGTTTCTCCGGCTCGCTGAAAGAGCGCGTGGTGTTCGCGGACCACAGCCTGTCGACCGATGAAGTGTTTCTCGAAGCGCATCTCGTATCGTGCCGCAATGTTCTGATCTATTTTGATCGCGGCCTGCAGGACCGCGCGCTGGGGCTGTTCAAGGACACGCTGGTGCGGCGCGGCTTTCTCGGACTCGGCAGCAAGGAAAGCCTGCGTTTTTCGACGCAGTACGATGCATTTGAAGAATTTCGCGAGCGCGAGCGCATCTATCAGAAGCGTTAGACTGCCCGCGCACTCCCATATCGAACGAACGATCAACGCGTATGAACACACTTCGCCGACCTTCTCCGCCGGGCGCAGCCGCGCCAGTGGAAACGCGTGCGTTCGAGGCGGTCGCGATCGGCGCGTCGGCGGGCGGCATCGACGCATTGAGCGTGTTGTTGCCCGCGCTGCCGGCATCGTTCAGGCTCGCCGTGCTGATCGTCTCGCACCTGCCCGCCGATTCGCCGAGCCTTCTGGCCGAGACGCTCGGCTATCGCTGCGCGCTGCCCGTCGTCGAGCCGGATGCAGGCGAGCCGCTCCTGCCGGGCCGCGTGCATCTCGCGCCGCCCGGCTATCACATGCTGATCGACGACGACCGCACGGTCGCGCTGTCGATCGATTCGACGGTGCGCTATTCGCGGCCGTCCATCGACGTGCTGTTCGAATCCGCCGCGCACGTGTACGGCGAGCGGCTGGTCGGCATCCTGCTGTCCGGCGCGAACGACGACGGCGCGCACGGCCTCGAAGTGATCCGCGCAATGGGCGGCATTGCGTGGGTGCAGGACCCGCAAACCGCGGTCTCGCCGACGATGCCACGTGCGGCCATCGCGCGCGGCGCCGTCGACGAAGTGCTTTCTCCAACCCTGATGGCCCGGCGGCTCGCCGGTTTGCCGGCTCACACTAGAACGATGACATGAGGAACTCAACCGTCAACATTCTGATCGTCGACGATATCGCGCATAACATCACGGCGCTCGAAGCACTGCTGGCACGCCCGGGGATCGAGCTGCTGGTCGCGAACTCGGGCACGGCCGCGCTCGACCTGCTGCTCAAGCATGAAGCCGCGCTCGCGATCCTCGACGTCAACATGCCCGGCATGAACGGCTTCGAGCTCGCGTCGCTGATGCGCGGCAGCCCGCGCACGTCGCACGTGCCGATCATCTTTCTGACGGCCACGACGGAAGACGCGTCGCGCACGTTTCGCGGCTACGAAGCGGGCGCCGTCGATTTCCTGCACAAGCCGTTCGACCCGCGCATCCTGCAATCGAAGGTCGATGTGTTCGTGCAGCTTGAGCAGCACAAGCGGCAACTCGCCGATCAGCTGCTGACCACGCGCCAGCTGCTCGAAGCGAACGAGATGTTGATGGCCGTGCTCGGCCACGATCTGCGCACGCCGCTCGGCACGGTGCTCGCGTCGGCGGAATATCTGGTGCGCAACGCCTCCGACGAGCAATCGGCGACCGTCGCCAACCGCATCAGGAACAGCACGATGCGCATGTCGCGGATGGTGCATCAGCTGCTCAATCTCGCGCGCCTGCAAGGCGGCCGCATGCAATTGCAGCCGCGTGCAAGCGATCTGGCGGCGCTGTGTCGCGGCGTGATCGAAGAGTTCGCGACGCACGAGCGCGCCGGACAGATCGTGTTGACTTCGCGCGGCAATACGACAGGCACGTGGGACACGGACCTGCTGTGGCAGGCCATTTCGAATCTGATCAGCAACGCGTTGCATCACGGCGAGCACGACAGCCCGATCACCGTCGATCTCGATGCCGACGAGCCGAACCGGCTCCGCCTGACCGTCGGCAATCGCGGCGCAATTGCGCCCGCGATGCTGCCGCATCTGTTCGAGGCCTTCGGCTCGAACGGCGCGGGCGAGCGCTCGCGCGAAGGGCTCGGCCTCGGGCTGCACATCGTGCACAAGATCGTGCACATGCATGGCGGCAAGGTGACGGGTAAATCGGACGAGATCATCGGCACCGTCTTTACGGTCGAACTGCCGCGCACCGCGCAAAGCTGGGTGCCCTGACACGGCGTGACGGCCACAGGCCGCGCGCCTGAAATACTTTGTAAGAGATGCGCCAGCGGCGCCCGCGCCTTGTGCGGCATGGGCAAGCGTCCGCGCCCCGTTTCGCGCGCCGCCCGGCGCGTGCGGCTGTCAGCCGATGTAATAACGGCTTGCCAGCAAACCGCACTACAATGCTTGCCGTCCGATGCCCGTTGTTCGCTTCTTCATCATGTCCAGCCGCCTTTCCCGTATTGCTCTCGCGTTCACCCTGCCCGTGCTTGCCGCGCTCGGCGCGTGCTCGACGCCGCCCAAGGCGAAGCTGCAGGAAGACTTCGTCAGCAGCGGCGCGAGCCCGTACACGCGCACGTTTCAGGTGACGAGCACGGAGGCCTGCGAAGGCGCGCGCCGCGCGCTGTTGAGCCAGGGCTACATGACGACGCTGGTGCGCCCCGATACCGTCGACGCCAGCAAGAACTTCCAGCCCGCCAGCGATTCGCACTTCACCGTCGAATTCCATATCGTCTGCACGGCGGGCGACGATGCGACCAACAGCAGCATCGTCTATGCAAACGCGGTGCAGAGCGGCTACGCGCTCAAGAAAAGCGATACGTCGGCGAGTGTCGGGCTGAGCGTGCTCGGCTCGCTGTCGCTGCCGATCCGCCAGAACAGCGACGCGATGGTGAAGATTTCCAGCGAAACCATCCAGTCGGGCAAGTTCTACGACGGCTTCTTCAATCTGATCAGCCACTATCTGGCGAATGTGGTGCGCAGCGTGCCCGTGCCCAGCAATACCGTCGACGCGACGCCGCTGCCGGTGCCCGCGCCCGCACCGGCGCTGGTCGTGACGCCGATGTCGTCCACGCCGGGCGGCAATGCGGCGCCTGTCATCATGCCCGCGCCTTCGAAGGAACAGACCGCGCCGCTTGCAGCGGCAGCGGCGCCCGTTGCTTCGGCAACGCCCGTCTCCGCGACGGCGCACGCGCACGAAGCGGCCGCCGCTTCACCTGACAGTACGCCTGCGTTCATTGAATCGCCGGCTTCGGATGCGGCGGCTTTGGCGCAGTGAAGTCCCCACTTCGTGTGGTCGGGTGATCGGAACCTGTGTCCCGCTGGTCGCCCCGAGGCGATTGCGCGCTTGGTCGACTCAAATCATGAGTCGATATTCACTTGCCCTGCGAACTGAATTGCCGCCTGCTGGCGCTCGCTTCTCTCCAGCTTGACCGGCGACCTGTCATTCACCCGGCGATTTTTATTTTCCGCCCCACACTCAAGATTCCAGCCATTTTGCCGACCGCGAACGATTATCTGTTTTAAATCATCGATCGGTAAAAATGGGCTGAGTAAGAGCGACCGAAGCATCGATATAAATCAAACAATCGAAAATATTTTCCTGATTCGGCTTTGCCCACACTTCAGCACAGCGTCGACCGAGCCGTTACTACCTTCACGGAATTAACAAAACGGTACGCAATTTTCAGGCAGCGAAACCTGCCGGTTCATTGGTGTGCCGCATGTGCCAAAAATTGGAGAAGGTCCATGTTTGTCGCTATTGGTTGGGTGCTGGTTCTCGGCTCTGTGATCGGGAGCTTCGTGGGAGTGGGCGGCCATTTGCCCGCGCTGGTTCAGCCGTTCGAACTGCTGTGCATTTTCGGCGCGGCAATGGGCGCGTTCGTCGTCAGCAATCCCGTTTCGGTATTGAAGAAAACCCTCAAGGCTTTGCCCGGATGCTTCAAGGGCGGCAGTTATTCGAAACAGGTTTATCTCGAGCTGATTGCATTGCTTTATGAGCTGCTTCAGAAAGCGCGTAAGGAAGGCATGATGGCGCTCGAAGCCGACGTGAATGCGCCTGAGGAAAGTGCGCTTTTCCAGAAGTATTCGCACGTTTTGAAAGACCATCATCTGCTTGATTTCATCGTCGATTATCTGCGGATGATGGCGACGGGCAACGTCAACGTGCACGAGATGCAGGACCTGATGGACGAAGAGCTGGCCACGCATCACGCCGAATCGTCGGTGGCCGCGAACGCGATCCAGAAGATGGCTGACGGTCTGCCCGCGTTCGGCATCGTCGCGGCCGTGATGGGCGTCGTGCACACGATGGGCTCGGTCGGCGCGCCGCCCGCCGTGCTTGGCGAGATGATCGCGGGCGCGCTGGTCGGCACGTTCCTCGGCATTCTGCTCGCTTATGGCTTCATCGGCCCTGTCGCCGATCTGCTCAATGCGAAGGGCCGCGCGGAAGCGAAGCCGTATCAGTGCGTGAAGGCCGTGCTGCTCGCGTCGCTGTCCGGCTACGCGCCGCCCGTCGCCGTCGAATTCGGCCGCAAGGTGCTGTTCACGGCCGACCGTCCGAGCTTCCAGGAGCTCGACGACGCCGTGCGCGCCACCAAGATGCCGAAGTCGGCCTGACGCGGGCTGGAAGGAGACTGTCATGGCCGAAAGACGACCGCGCAGCGAACAGGCGAGCGAGAAAGCCGCGCCCGTGATCGTGCGCCGCTCGAAAAAGGGCGACGGGCACGCCGGGCATCACGGCGGCGCATGGAAAATCGCCTACGCGGACTTCGTGACCGCGATGATGGCGTTCTTCCTGCTGATGTGGCTGCTCGGCTCGACGTCGAAGTACGAGAAGCAGGGCATCGAGGATTACTTCAACACGCCGCTGTCGAGCCTGCTCGGCGGCAACGAGGGCACCGCGGCGGCGCGTCCGAATGTGATCCAGGGCGGCGGCCGCGACATGTCCGACACGCGCCCCGGCGACGGCAAGAAAGCGCAGCAGGAACCTGCCAGGCCAACGCTCACGCAAGCGACGACGGCGCCCAACGACACCGCGCGTCTCGAACAGCTGAAAGCGAAGCTGTCGGCGCTGATCGAGCAGACGCCCGCGTTGAAGGCGTTCAAGGACCAGATCCGCATCTCGATCACGAACGAGGGCCTGCGCATCGAGATCGTCGATTCGCTGAAGCGCCCGATGTTCGCGACAGGCAGCGCGAAACTGCAGAGCTACGCGGTCGAGATTCTTACGCAGATCGGTGCGTCGCTGAACGATGTCGACAACCGCATTTCGATTGCAGGCCACACGGACGCCGTTACATACGCGAACGGCCCGGCCGGCTACTCGAACTGGGAACTGTCGTCGGAGCGCGCGAACGCGGCGCGGCGCGCACTGGTCGCGGGCGGCATGCGCGAAGACAAGCTGCTGCAGGTGCGCGGTCTGGCGGACGTACTGCCGCTCAACGCGAACGTCGCCGACGAGCCGACCAACCGGCGCATCAGCGTGCTCGTGCTGAACAAGGCGGCCGAGCAGGCGTTCTTCCGCGACGGCGGACGCACGTCGGTGGATGAAGCGCTGCCCGCAAGCGAGGCGATCCCCAACGTGGTGTCGAAACTGAAGGTAAGCACGCGCAGCGCGTATTGATCGCGAGGTCGTGTGTTCGGCCGCGCGCTTCGAAAGAAGCGCGCGGCTTTTTTTATCCGCTCCCGCGCGGATTCATCACCCGAATCGCCCGGACGACGAAACGGTCACACGCACTGTTTCGCCCTACGATACATTCACGTCGTCAATTGCGTCCGATCTTGCGCTCAGGCAAGGCAATTTCAGCGCTGCACTTCACAACCGCAACACGTTTCTGATATTGGTAGAGAAAGCGTAGCTGTTGCGCTTGCGCGAGATCACGCGTGCAAACGTGCATTTCCCTTCCATTGCTTCATTGACGGAGAACGACAATGCAAAGAAGACACTTCGTGACAGCAAGTATTGCTGCACTCGCATACGGCGGTCTGCTGTTGTCGGGCTGCAGCACGACGACGGGCAGCGGCGAATCGGCGGCAACCGACATGGCCAAGCGGCAGTCGATCGACGCCAGCGTCGACGGCGCGCTTGCGAAGCTCTACACGTCCGTACAGGGCTCGCGCGAACTGGTCGGCAAGGCGCAAGGCATACTTGTGTTCCCATCCGTGTTGCAGGTGGGCTTCGTGGTGGGCGGGCAGTATGGCGAAGGCGCGCTGCGCGTCGGCGGCAGCACGGCGGGTTACTACAGCACGATCTCCGGCTCGTTCGGCCTGACGGCGGGCGCACAGTCGAAGGCGATCATCTTCCTCTTCATGACCCAGGATGCGCTCGACAAATTCCGCAACGCCAAGGGCTGGTCGGCGGGTGCCGATGCGTCGGTGGCGCTCATCAAGGTCGGGGCGAACGGCGCAGTCGATACCACGACAGCAACCGCGCCTGTCGAAGCGATCGTCATGACGAATTCCGGGCTGATGGCCGACGTATCGCTGGCTGGCACCAAGGTGTCGAAGCTGAACATCTGAGCTCGATGCCGCGCGCAAACACAAACGGCTCGCCATGACCAAGGGCGAGCCGTCTGCTTTAGCGCGATGCGGCGATCAGAAGCGATACGTCACGCCGACCTTCACGATGGGATACCAGCGCCACTTGTCGGCCTTGTCCTGCAGATCCTGGCGTTCCTGGTCGACGTTCGCCTGACCGGCTTCAGCGACGATGTCCGCGGGGACGTCGAGCGTCACGTGCGGGCGGCCATAGGTGACGCCGGCATCGAAGAACGCCGAGAAGCCCTTCTGCGCGACGGGCGTATGACCAAAGCCAATGCCGATATACGGGCGCACCGTCGGATACTTCGCCTTCGCGTGAACGGTCTCGCCGTTCGTCGCGTAGTTGGTGCCATTGATATTGACCGTGCCGCTCGGGCTGTTCGCGTCACCCGACACGTTATCGCCGCCGATCAACATGCCGGCCGTGATGCGGAACGGCACCGTGGCGGGCGCCGGGAAGAAGTCGACGTACAGGCCGCCGTGATAGATCCTGGCCTTGCCGTCGTAGTTCAGGCCGCCGGCGCTGAAATCGTGCGAGAGCGCAAAGCCGTTGAATTCGGCGCGGATGTTGTTGCGCGTGCCAAGCGGTTCGGAGAAGCCGATACCGAGGCCCTCCGTGCCGACCTGACCATAAATTTCGTGAGCGTGCGCGACGGGCGCGGACAGCGCGAGGCCCGCCGCAAGCGTGACCAACAGCCTTTTCATCTGTGAGATTTCCTTCGGGGTTCTGGAGGGCGCCTGACCTTGACGCCGCGTGTATCGGGAAAAATTGCCCGTCACACGCAATGACCTTGCGTCGCGGCGGCGTCCCAGACCCGTCTTATTACGGACCACTCACAGACAATCTTTAATGAATATTTAAAACGTTCTTCAGGTGCCGACTCAAGCCCTTTAAATGCCGGGTTCCCCGGCTGAAACGGGCAAATTACCCGGTCTTACCAATGCTTTAAATCCGTCATTCGATGCCGCGCGTCAGTCGTTGAATCGCCTGAGGCGGCTGGCCGAATGCGCGCAAAAAAGCCCGTCGCATGCGCTCGCGGTCGCCGAAGCCGACATCGCGAGCCACCACGTCGACGCCGTGCCGCCCCGTTTCGAGCATCAGGCGCGCCGCTTCGACGCGCAGCCGCTCGACAGCCTTCGCCGGCGTCTGTCCCGTTTCTTCCCTGAATGCGCGCGTGAACTGCCGCGGGCTCAGATGCGCAGCATCCGCGAGCTGTTCGACGGAAAGCGGCGTGTTCAGATTGCGCCTCGCGTACGACAGCGCCGTCTGGATGCGATCGGACTTCGGCTCGAGTTCGAGCAGCGCCGAAAACTGCGATTGACCGCCCGCGCGCCGGTGATACACGACGAGCTTGCGCGCGACATGGCGCGCGAGTTCCACGCCCGCGTCCTTCTCGACGAACGCCAGCGCAAGATCGATGCACGCCGTCATCCCCGCCGACGTCCACACGTCGTTGTCGATGATGAAGATGCGATCCTCTTCCACTTTCACAGCCGGATAACGTTTGCGCATGTCGTCGGCGTAGTACCAGTGCGTGGTCGCGCGCCGGTCGTCGAGCAGGCCGGCATCGGCCAGATGAAACGCGCCCGTGCAGGCGGCCGCGACGCGGCGCGCCGCAGGCGCCGCCCGCTTCAGGAACGCGATCAGCGACGGCGGCGACGGCTGCAGATCGTTGTCGCCGACCACGAGAATCGTATCGAAGCGGCTGTCGTCGAACGGCCGGGTCGACACCTCGAAACCGGACGAGCACGGCACCGGGCCGCCGTGCTCGGACAGCAGGACGTATTCGTACAAGGGCTCGCTCATCTCACGGTTCGCGAACTCCAGCACGCTCGTCATGCCGAGATTCATCACCTGAAAACCGGGAAACAGAACAATTCCGACGCGCAGCATGGCTTCACTCCAGCGATGTCTGAAAAAGAGGCATATACGACATTGAGGCCATGTGAGTATGCACCTAATCTGATGGTCATGCAGACGACGCCGCGTCGCCTGCGCCCTCTGACCTCAGGAGCATTGATATGTCGAATTCTTCCAATACCGCAGCGAACCTCGGCACGGCCGTCGTGACGGGCGCCTCGTCGGGCATCGGCGCGATCTACGCGGACCGTCTCGCGCGTCGCGGCTATGACCTGATCCTCGTTGCCCGCAACCGCGCGCGTCTCGAACAACTGGCGACGCGAATCTCGAACGAAACGGGCCGCTCGGTAGAAATCGTCGCCGCCGATCTGAACGACGACGCCGATATCCGCCGCGTCGAAAACGTGCTGCGCACCGACGCGAGCATCACGATGCTGGTGAACAACGCAGGCGTCGGCGCAGCGGCGCCGCTGTTGGATTCCGAAGTCGACAAGATGGAAGCCATGATCAAGCTGAACGTCGTCGCGCTGACGAGGCTCACGTATGCCATCGCGCCGGGCTTCGTCGCGCGTGGCGGAGGCAACATCATCAACATCGCGTCGATCGTGGCGGTGGCGCCCGAAATCCTCAACGGCGTCTACGGCGGTACGAAGGCATTCGTGCTGGCGTTCACGCAATCGCTGCATCACGAACTGGCGAGCAAGGGTGTCAAGGTCCAAGCCGTATTGCCGGGCGCGACGCGCACCGAATTCTGGAGCGTCGCTGGCGTGCCGATCGAGGCCGTCGAAGAGCGAGGCATCGTGATGTCGGCGGAACAGATGGTGGACGCGTCGCTTGTCGGCTTCGATCAGGGTGAACTCGCGACGATTCCGTCGCTGCCCGACTACGCCGACTGGCAAGCGTTCGAGTCGGCGCGTACCGCACTCGGGCCGAACCTGTCGCGCACGGCGCCCGCTGCGCGGTTCAATGTCGCTTGATGTTGTGAGATGAGTGGTTGGCGACGCGACGGGGTTTCACGTCGCGTCGTGTTTTGCCGTGCGGGGTGCGGCGAGTTTATGCGCCTAAACCGCGTGGACGAAGCGACGGACGTCGCACGCCGCGAAGCGCCAGCCCGCGCCCAGCCGCAGAGTTTATGCGCCTAAACTCACCTCCCAGCCGAGGTCCGCCGCAGCCGCGCGCTACACGCATCACGCGCCAAGCAGCACGCCGGTACGAAACGCTCGCGTTCCCGTCACGCGCCCAAGCGGCGCACCCGCCGTCACGAATCGGATCGCGCGGCGCATATAGAGCACGCCCTCCGTATTGCTGGTGATCGTCGTGGTTTCGTCCGTCAACGGATCGACGATATCGAACAACGCGTCGCCGATGCGAATCCGGTCGCCGATCTTCACGCGATGCACGAGGATGCCGCTAACGGGCGCGTAGAACTGCTCGCTGCCCGCCAGCGGCGTCGCGGGCGTCGGCAGTTCCGGCAGCGGCTTCGCGCGGCCTTCAATCGCCTTGCGATGCGTCAGATAGTCGACCAGCGCGTCGGCATCCTGCTGCGCGACTTCATACGATACGTCGCGCTGTCCGCGGCATTCGATCGTCACGGCGACCGTGCCCGTCGGCACCGGCTTGCCTGCGGGCATCTGTTGCTGCAAATGCCACCACAAGAGGCTGTGCGTTTCATCGAACGCGTGGCCGCCCGAGTCGGTTGCGAGCAGTGACGCTTCCGAGCGCAGATAGCGCGCGAGCGGCTCGACCTCCGGCCAGCCCGCTTCGCTCGTGTAGACGTGCATCACAGCTTCGAGCGAGCAATGCAGATCGATGACGACGTCCGCATCGTAAGAAAGCTTCAGCAATGCGAGTTGCAGCGATTCGTACTCAGTGAGCGGCTTTTGCGCATCCAGTTGCTCACGCACCAGCGCGCGAATCAGCTTGCGGTTCTCCTGCGCATCGGAGCCGAGGCGATCTTTCGCGCGATCCAGCAGCGTCGTGAACTGCAGGAAGTGCCGGTTGAAGTTCTTGCCGCTGCCCGTTTCGAAACGGCCGATAAACTGACCGAGCACATGCTGCCCAAGCCCGACGGGATTCGCGACGGGCACGAGCACGATTTCGGCTTTCAGCAAGCCTTGCGCTTCGAGCTCGACAAGGCGCCGCTTGAGCAGCACCGTCGTGAGCATCGCGGGCGTCTCGTCCGCATGCAGCGACGACTGGATATAAATCTTCTGCCCGCTGTTTTGCGGGCCGAAATGAAACGCGACGAGTTCGCGTGACGTGCCCACGGCGGGCGAGAGAAGCGGAATCGATTGCCTGTTCATGTGACTCTTCTGAGTGTCATTCGACGTGTAAGCCGATCAGTTACCGTACGGATCGAAGTCGAAATACTTGTGCGCGATCTGCGCGTACGTGCCGTCTTTGCGCATCGACGCGATTGCCGTGTTGATCGACGTCTGCAATGCGGCTTCGTCCTTGCGCAAGCCGATGCCGACGCCGCGATCGCCCATATCGAGCGGCTCGCCGACGAACCCGAAGCCCTTGCCTTGCGGCGTGCGCAGGAAGCCATAGTCGGCTTCGACGGTGCCGAGCAACGCGCCGTCCAGGCGTCCGTTGACCAGGTCGCTGAATACTTCGTCCTGGCCTTTGTACGCCACCACGTGGACGCCAGCGGGCGCCCAGTGCGACTGCGCGAACGACTCGAACTGCGTGCCCGTTTGCACGCCGATCTGCTTGCCGGCAAGCGTCGCGGGTGCGCTTCCGTTCAGGGCGGTGCCCTGCTTCGCAACCAGCCGCGACTTGAACTGGAACAGCTTCGACGAAAAGAGAATCTGCTGCTCGCGCTTCGCGGTGATCGCCATCGACGACATGATCGCGTCGATCTTGCGCGCCTGCAGCGCCGGAATCATGCCGGAAAACTCCAGTTCGACCCATTCGCAGCGTGCGTGAATGCGCTTGCAGATTTCATTGCCGAGATCGACGTCGAAGCCCTTGAGACTGCCGTCCGGTGATTTCGCATCCATCGGCGGATAGGTCGGGTCGATGCCGAGACGAATCGTGTCGTTATCGCGTGCGAACGCGCCCTGGCTTGCGAAACCCAGTGCGGCAAGGAGAAGTATCAGCGAAGTCTTCATGACTAACGGGCCTATCGGTCGGCTGTGATGGGAGCATGCTGAGTCGATCCTACGATGCGCCAGTGATACAAAAAAGTGCAAATCTGTCTATCATGATCACTTCTTCTGATCGCCAGATTTTCCGTCCCTGTCGACGATGGCCCTGACCATTTCCCAACTTCGCGTCTTCACGGCCGTGGCCGAGCACGGCAGCATCCGCGCCGCGTCGCGCGCGCTCGGCATCGCGCAAAGCGGGATCACGCAGCAATTGCAGAACCTCGAATCGATGCTCGGCGCCACGCTTTTCACGCGCACGAATCGCGGTATCGCGCTGACGGCGGTTGGGCAGCGCATGCTGCAACGCGCGGCGACGATTCTCGGCGAATGCGCGCGAGCCGAACATGAAGCGCAGCAACTGCGCGGCGAGTATGCCGGACAGGTCACGTTCGGCCTGACGACCGAGCCGTTGATCGACGCGGGCGCGCCCGTGCTGACAGAGTTTCGCGAGCGTTTTCCGCGCGTGGCCGCGCACATGCGTACGGGCACGTCGCGGATGATGATCCAGTGGATACGGGAGGGCACGCTCGACTTCGCCGTCGCGCTCGTGTCGAAGCACACGGATACGACCGATCTGTCCGTGACGAAGCTGTACCCTTCCGATCCCGTCGTCGTATGCCGGCGTGGTCATCCGATGGCGCAGGCGAAGTCGCTTGCCGAACTCGCGGATTGCTCATGGATCGCGACGCGCTCGCCCAATCTCACCGACGATCCGCAAGCGCACCGCCTCAACGACCTGTTCAAGAGCCACCGTCTCGCGCCGCCAAGAATCGTCTCGACGGTCGAAGGGCTGTTCGAGTCGCTGCATCTGGTCAGCGAGACGGACTGTCTGTCGCTGGAGGCAGCCGTGGTGACGAAGCGCGGCCCGTTCGCGCGCGTGCTGACCACGATCGACGTGCGCGAGCGCGTGGCCGCGCAGGACGTCTGCGTGCTGCAACGCGCCGCCGCGCCGCTCACGCCCGCCGCCCAGGAACTCGCGACGATGATCGCGTCGTACACGCGAACCGTGCGCGCGCGAAGTCATCGGACATAGTTGAGCCGGCAACCACCGCGCACGGTTCGGGCTCCCGTAAACCCTCACCTGAACCACGTTCCGCCCGCCTTGGCAGAAAACCGCGCGCGGTTGGCAGCATCGCGCGTATCAATGCTTTTGCCGCGCACGAGGGCCCTCCCTACACTTTGATCACACGCCGATCGCTCGCT from Paraburkholderia caribensis includes:
- the motB gene encoding flagellar motor protein MotB, whose amino-acid sequence is MAERRPRSEQASEKAAPVIVRRSKKGDGHAGHHGGAWKIAYADFVTAMMAFFLLMWLLGSTSKYEKQGIEDYFNTPLSSLLGGNEGTAAARPNVIQGGGRDMSDTRPGDGKKAQQEPARPTLTQATTAPNDTARLEQLKAKLSALIEQTPALKAFKDQIRISITNEGLRIEIVDSLKRPMFATGSAKLQSYAVEILTQIGASLNDVDNRISIAGHTDAVTYANGPAGYSNWELSSERANAARRALVAGGMREDKLLQVRGLADVLPLNANVADEPTNRRISVLVLNKAAEQAFFRDGGRTSVDEALPASEAIPNVVSKLKVSTRSAY
- a CDS encoding DUF2242 domain-containing protein yields the protein MPVVRFFIMSSRLSRIALAFTLPVLAALGACSTPPKAKLQEDFVSSGASPYTRTFQVTSTEACEGARRALLSQGYMTTLVRPDTVDASKNFQPASDSHFTVEFHIVCTAGDDATNSSIVYANAVQSGYALKKSDTSASVGLSVLGSLSLPIRQNSDAMVKISSETIQSGKFYDGFFNLISHYLANVVRSVPVPSNTVDATPLPVPAPAPALVVTPMSSTPGGNAAPVIMPAPSKEQTAPLAAAAAPVASATPVSATAHAHEAAAASPDSTPAFIESPASDAAALAQ
- a CDS encoding succinylglutamate desuccinylase/aspartoacylase family protein, encoding MNRQSIPLLSPAVGTSRELVAFHFGPQNSGQKIYIQSSLHADETPAMLTTVLLKRRLVELEAQGLLKAEIVLVPVANPVGLGQHVLGQFIGRFETGSGKNFNRHFLQFTTLLDRAKDRLGSDAQENRKLIRALVREQLDAQKPLTEYESLQLALLKLSYDADVVIDLHCSLEAVMHVYTSEAGWPEVEPLARYLRSEASLLATDSGGHAFDETHSLLWWHLQQQMPAGKPVPTGTVAVTIECRGQRDVSYEVAQQDADALVDYLTHRKAIEGRAKPLPELPTPATPLAGSEQFYAPVSGILVHRVKIGDRIRIGDALFDIVDPLTDETTTITSNTEGVLYMRRAIRFVTAGAPLGRVTGTRAFRTGVLLGA
- a CDS encoding hybrid sensor histidine kinase/response regulator, producing MRNSTVNILIVDDIAHNITALEALLARPGIELLVANSGTAALDLLLKHEAALAILDVNMPGMNGFELASLMRGSPRTSHVPIIFLTATTEDASRTFRGYEAGAVDFLHKPFDPRILQSKVDVFVQLEQHKRQLADQLLTTRQLLEANEMLMAVLGHDLRTPLGTVLASAEYLVRNASDEQSATVANRIRNSTMRMSRMVHQLLNLARLQGGRMQLQPRASDLAALCRGVIEEFATHERAGQIVLTSRGNTTGTWDTDLLWQAISNLISNALHHGEHDSPITVDLDADEPNRLRLTVGNRGAIAPAMLPHLFEAFGSNGAGERSREGLGLGLHIVHKIVHMHGGKVTGKSDEIIGTVFTVELPRTAQSWVP
- a CDS encoding GlxA family transcriptional regulator, which produces MLRVGIVLFPGFQVMNLGMTSVLEFANREMSEPLYEYVLLSEHGGPVPCSSGFEVSTRPFDDSRFDTILVVGDNDLQPSPPSLIAFLKRAAPAARRVAAACTGAFHLADAGLLDDRRATTHWYYADDMRKRYPAVKVEEDRIFIIDNDVWTSAGMTACIDLALAFVEKDAGVELARHVARKLVVYHRRAGGQSQFSALLELEPKSDRIQTALSYARRNLNTPLSVEQLADAAHLSPRQFTRAFREETGQTPAKAVERLRVEAARLMLETGRHGVDVVARDVGFGDRERMRRAFLRAFGQPPQAIQRLTRGIE
- a CDS encoding SDR family NAD(P)-dependent oxidoreductase, whose translation is MSNSSNTAANLGTAVVTGASSGIGAIYADRLARRGYDLILVARNRARLEQLATRISNETGRSVEIVAADLNDDADIRRVENVLRTDASITMLVNNAGVGAAAPLLDSEVDKMEAMIKLNVVALTRLTYAIAPGFVARGGGNIINIASIVAVAPEILNGVYGGTKAFVLAFTQSLHHELASKGVKVQAVLPGATRTEFWSVAGVPIEAVEERGIVMSAEQMVDASLVGFDQGELATIPSLPDYADWQAFESARTALGPNLSRTAPAARFNVA
- the motA gene encoding flagellar motor stator protein MotA, with product MFVAIGWVLVLGSVIGSFVGVGGHLPALVQPFELLCIFGAAMGAFVVSNPVSVLKKTLKALPGCFKGGSYSKQVYLELIALLYELLQKARKEGMMALEADVNAPEESALFQKYSHVLKDHHLLDFIVDYLRMMATGNVNVHEMQDLMDEELATHHAESSVAANAIQKMADGLPAFGIVAAVMGVVHTMGSVGAPPAVLGEMIAGALVGTFLGILLAYGFIGPVADLLNAKGRAEAKPYQCVKAVLLASLSGYAPPVAVEFGRKVLFTADRPSFQELDDAVRATKMPKSA
- a CDS encoding chemotaxis protein CheB: MNTLRRPSPPGAAAPVETRAFEAVAIGASAGGIDALSVLLPALPASFRLAVLIVSHLPADSPSLLAETLGYRCALPVVEPDAGEPLLPGRVHLAPPGYHMLIDDDRTVALSIDSTVRYSRPSIDVLFESAAHVYGERLVGILLSGANDDGAHGLEVIRAMGGIAWVQDPQTAVSPTMPRAAIARGAVDEVLSPTLMARRLAGLPAHTRTMT
- a CDS encoding BPSL1445 family SYLF domain-containing lipoprotein translates to MQRRHFVTASIAALAYGGLLLSGCSTTTGSGESAATDMAKRQSIDASVDGALAKLYTSVQGSRELVGKAQGILVFPSVLQVGFVVGGQYGEGALRVGGSTAGYYSTISGSFGLTAGAQSKAIIFLFMTQDALDKFRNAKGWSAGADASVALIKVGANGAVDTTTATAPVEAIVMTNSGLMADVSLAGTKVSKLNI